From the Devosia sp. FJ2-5-3 genome, the window GCAATTCCCGGGTAAAGACTTCCGAGGTCGGGCCATAGGCCAGGACCGTACCCTTGACCAGGACGGTGCGGTCGCAGAATTCGGGCACCGACCCCAGATTGTGGGTGGAAACCAGGATCACCTTGCCCTCGTCGCGCAGGGCCCGCAGCAGGGCGATGATGGATTCCTCGGTCTTGACGTCGACCCCGGTGAAGGGCTCGTCGAGGAGGATCACCTCCCCCTCCTGGGCCAGCGCCCGGGCGAGGAAGACGCGCTTTTTCTGGCCGCCAGAGAGCTCGCCGATCTGGCGCTTGGCATAGGCGGTCATATCGACCCGGGCGAGGGCCGAGGCCACCATCTCGCGGTCGACCGGCCGCGGCATGCGTAGGAAATTCATGTGGCCGAACCGGCCCATCATCACCACGTCCTCGACGAGGACGGGAAAATTCCAGTCCACTTCCTCCGCTTGCGGCACATAGGCGACGAGATTGTTGCGCTGGGCCTTCTGCCCGGTCTCGCCGAGAATGGAAATGGAGCCGGCCACCACGGGGACGAACCCCATGATGGCCTTGAAGATCGTCGACTTGCCCGCCCCATTCACCCCGACCAGCGCGGTGATGGAACCGCGCGGGCTGGTGAAACTGGCATGCTTGAGCGCGGTCGTGCCGTTGCGATAGGCGACGGTAATATCGTTGACGGCAATGCCCGGGGAGGCGCTCATTGGCTAAGTCCGGTTGCAATGGTTGAAGTGGTGACCGCGAGCAGGTCGAGATAGGTCGGCACCGGGCCGTCGGCCTCGGAGAGCGAATCCACATAGAGCACGCCGCCATAGGCAATGCCGGTTTCGCGCGCCACCTGCTCGGCCGGCCGCGACGAGATCGTGCTTTCCGAGAAGATCACCGGAATATTGTGCTCGCGCACCGCATCGATGACCTGGCGCACCTGGCGCGGCGTGCCCTGCTGGTCGGCATTGATCGGCCAGAGAAAGAGTTCCTTGAGGCCGAAATCGCGCGTCAGATAGGAAAAGGCGCCTTCGGACGTGACCAGCCAGCGCTTTTCCTCGGGGATCGCGGCCAGGCGTTCGCGAATGGGCGCGACGGTGGCGGTGATCCTTTCGGCATAGGCCGCCGCATTGGCGGCGTAAATCTCGGCATTGGCCGGATCGACTTCGGCAAAGGCGGCGCGGATGTTCTCGACATAGATCAAGGCATCGGAGGGCGACATCCAGGCATGGGGATTGGGCTTGCCCTCATAGGGGCCCTCGCCGATCCCGATCGGCTCGATCCCCTCGGTCAGAACGAAGCTCGGCACGTTTGGAAGATTGTCGAGGAACTGGGCGAACCATTGCTCGAGATTGAGCCCGTTCGAGAGGATGAGGTCGGCGTCCTGGGCTCCCACGAGATCGCCCGGGGTCGGCTGGTAATTGTGGATCTCGGCCCCCGGCTTGGTGATCGACACCACATCGGCGACGTCGCCGGCAACATTGGCCGCCATGTCGGCCAGAATGGTGAAGCTCGTGACCGCCTTGACCCGGTCCTGGGCGCCTGCGGGCAGAGACAGGGCAAGCGCTGCAATAAGAGGCAAGGCGAGGTGCCGAAGATAGTCCATCAATTTCCTCCGAATTTCGACTGCCCCGACCGTAGTGCAATTGCAAATCATTCGCAAGAGCGTCTGATGCCGATCCGTTTTCTAGAACGCGGCCCCGTCGAAAAGAGTTTCAAGGCCCAGTGAACGCTGGATTTTTCGCGTCAGCCGCGCCGCCACGAGGCGATGGGCGCGGGCGATATAGGCCTTGATTTCGTCCTCGGTGAGTGGACTTTCCGCCGAGATCGCCACCCAGCCGGCGCGGGCGAAATAGGGTGCGGGGCGGATGCCTTCGAGTTCGGTCAGCAGCGGATAGGCCAGGTCCGAGACTTTGAGCCAGACCTCGCCGGGATCCTTGTCGAGCAGGCAAAAGATGCGCCCGCCGATTTTGGCGACCGAATCGTCCCGCCACTGCCGCACCAGCGTCGTGGCAGGCAGGCTGAGCACATAGGCCTCGAAGGGGGCGCGGCGCATGATGTCGGGATAATCGGGCGGCATGAACGGCAATCGATCAAATCAAAAAAAAACGGCCCGCGGAGCGGACCGTTCAAGGCGCATTCTACTGGGCGGCAACGCCGAGCCCGATGGGGCAGGACACCCCGGTGCCATTCAGCCCGCAATAGCCATTGGGATTTTTGGCCAGATATTGCTGGTGATAGGTCTCGGCATAATAGAACGGCCCCGCCGGCGCGATCTCGGTGGTGATATCGCCCAGCCCCTGCCGGCGCAGGGCGGCCTGGTAGGCTTGGCGGCTGGCGGCGACGATCTCGGCCTGTTCCGGCGTCGTCGTATAGATGGCCGAGCGATATTGCGTGCCCACATCATTGCCCTGGCGCATGCCCTGGGTCGGGTCGTGCTCTTCCCAGAAGGTCTTCAGCAGGGTTTCGAGCGGAATGATCCTGGGGTCGTAGGCGACCTTGACGCTCTCGGTGTGCCCGGTCATCCCGGTGCAGGCTTCCTCATAGCTCGGATTGGGCGTATGCCCGCCCTGATAGCCCACGGCGGTAACGATCACGCCGGGCAATTGCCAGAACAGGCGCTCGGCGCCCCAGAAACAGCCGAGGCCGAAATAGATGGTCTCGGCGCCCTCGGGATAGGGTCCCTTGAGCGGCGCGCCATTCACATAATGGGAAGAGGCGACATCCATCTCCTGGGGGCGGCCCGGCAGGGCCTCGGCGGCGCTGGGGATGGCGGTCGGCTTGGTGCGGAAGAACATCTTTGTCTCCTTTCGCCGCATAATATGGGGTGTCGGGGCCGGTTTCGCGAGGGGTCAGATCTCGCTCTGGCGCAAAAAACGCTCGCGGCGCGGCCGACGGCCCATCAGGGCCAGGACAATTCCGGGCACACCGACCACCGCAAAGGCGGGATAGGTGAGGATCGTGTCGAAGAGCCGCCCAAGCAGATCGGCAAAGAAACGGCTGCCCAGAAAGCTGTGAACGGTCTCGAGCGAAGGCGCGTGCAGTCCCGTCCAGACCTGTCCGAATTGGGCAAAGAGCACGGTGTTGGCGGCCAGGGACTTTGTTCCGTCGATGACAAGCAAAACCACGGCCAGGGCAATCAGCCAGGTGCCCAATAGTCTCAAGGCCAAACGCATGCACCAATCCTGTTCTTGAGCCAGGCGCCATCCCCGCCCCCGAGCCGGCCCAACCTTTTGACACGTTCGGCGCCCCTCTCACAAGGTGGAGAGGGTCCGATAAAAACAATCGTGACAAGGCTGAACTCCTCCCTTGCGCCGGGAAAGATCATCAGTATATTGCGCCTCGCTCGCAACCGCATTCCAGGCGGTTCGATGATCCGGTTCGGATCGTCCCAAAGCGATGCGGAGAGATGGCCGAGTGGTCGAAGGCGCACGCCTGGAAAGTGTGTAGGCGGGGAACCGTCTCAAGGGTTCGAATCCCTTTCTCTCCGCCATTTCCCTGTATTATCGGCCCGATTTGACCCCCGACTGCTGCGCCCGAGGGGCCTGTGCAGGTAGGCAGTTGCGCAACGACGATCCGCCTTCCCATGTCTGGGGAAATCTGTGGGCAACCCTATCTGCAGCGATCCAACTGGTCGGCGGCGAAAAGGTGCATATAAGACCGGCTGGCTGTGATTCTGCTCAGCGCTCACTCGCGCGCGCCATGCTTGCATTCAGGAGATCGCATGCGGTTAGAACCGGAAGCTTTTGACAAGGTAAGTGCCGATGAGCAGCGTCTGGCCGCTTTGCATCAACTCGACATTCTGGACACCCCCCCGGAGTTGGGGTTCGACCGTATCGCCGACCTCATAAGGCTGATCTTCGGCGTGGAGATCGGGATCGTCTCCATGATCGACGGCCACCGCCAATGGTACAAATCGGTGTTTGGCCTGGGGACTTCCGAAGCATCCCTCAATAGCACCTTCTGCCGTTATACCCTGACGCTGGGGCACCAGGTCATCGTGCCGGACGCGACCAAGGACCCCCGGTTCTATGACAATCCGCACGTGGTCGATGGCCCGCGCATCCGGTTCTATGCGGGGGCGCCCATCACCACGCATGACGGGCTGGTCATCGGCACGGTCTGCGCCATCGACACGACCATGCGCGAGTTCGGCGAGCGGGAGACGGCGATCCTCATGCATCTGGCCGCTCTGGTCATGCGCGAGCTTGAATTGCGCCAGGAGGCGGCAACCGACGTCCTCACCGGCGCCAGCAGTCGTCGCGCCTTCAAGGAAGAGGTGAAAAAGCACCTGTCCCTGGCCAATAGACACGCGCTTCCGCTCAGCTGCATCGCCTTTGACATCGATCATTTCAAACGGGTGAACGACACTTACGGACATGCTGCGGGCGACAAGGTCCTCTCAGGCGCAGTGAACGCGCTCAAGACTGGGCTGCGCCAAAGCGATTGCATCGGCCGTGTCGGTGGGGAGGAGTTTTCGATCCTCCTGCCGCAGACCGAGTTGGCAACTGCCGTCAATGTCGCCGAGAAACTGCGCCATCTCGTCAAGGATCTGCGCTTCCCGGGCAGCAATCCGCCGATTGCCGTCACAGCCTCCTTCGGCGTTGCGGCACTGGGGCCGTCGGACGATATCGAGACGTTTCTCAACCGGGCCGACCAAGCCCTCTATCAGGCCAAACGTAGCGGCCGGGACCGGGTTTGCAGCGCCGCCGCTGCAAACGAGCCCGAAAAGAAAAACCGGCGCCGCGTGTTGAAGGCCGGGCAGATCATCTTCAATGGTGGCCGCTCCACCTATGACTGCACCGTGCGCAGCCTGTGGGAAAACGGCGCCGAAATCGCCATCTCCCTCCCGGCGATCCTACCCGAGCAGTTCGAGCTGTTGCTCAAGGGCTCAGCGGAAAAATATGCCTGCACACTGACGAGCCGAACCGACAGCTCCATCGAAGCCGTCTTTTCCTGATTTCACGCAAGAGCGTCGGCGCCACAGCTTCAGCGGTGCGGACGCACAATCTGCATCGTCGCACGCCCGGACCGCACGGGGTTCGGCACATGGCGGAAAGCGGTTTGCCCGCCAACGATGAAAATCTCCGTCAGCCCGTCGACACGACTTGCCTGCTCATCGGTCCGGGCGATGGCGGCATTGGTCTCGTCCACCAACGCCGCATTGCGCTGGGTCATTTCATCCATCTGGCGCACTGCGATATTCACCTCCGCAATGGAGGCGGCCTGATCGCTATTGGCGCGCGCAATGTCTTCCATCAATTGCGCATTCTTTCCAATCTGGGCGACCATGCTGTCGAGCTGGGCCGTCGCCGAAGAGACAAGGCCCTGTCCGAGCGACACGGCCTCGCCCGATTTTTCGATCAGGCTTTTGACTTCCCGGGACGCTTCCGCCGCGGACCCCGCCAGCCGGCGCACTTCCAGCGCGACGACGGCAAAGCCCTTGCCCGCATCCCCGGCGCGAGCCGCCTCTACCGAGGCATTGAGCGCAAGCAAATTGGTCTGGAAGGCAATGTCGTCGATCAGTTTGATGACGGTCTTGATCTGCGCGGACCGCGCCGTAATCTGTTCCATCGCCAGATTGGCGTTTCCGATCTCCTGCCCGGTCTCCGCGGCGCCCTCATAGACAGCGCGTGCGTTGATGCGCCCCATTTCGGCGCGTTGCGCATTGGCGCGCACCGTCTGCGACAATTGCTCGACCACCGACCCGACTTCCTCGAGCGCGGCAGCCTGCCGGCTCGTGCGCTCTGCCAGATCGCTGGCACCCGAGAGAATTTTTGCCGTTGCCGAGCGCAAGGCCCCCGTCGTTTCGCGCAGCTGCACGACGATATTGCTGAACCGGGCGGCCGTTCTGTTGAACGCGAGACGCACCTCGTCCAATTCCTCGGGAAATCTCTGCTCGATAGTGTGGCTCAGATCGCCCTTCGCCAGCAGATCGAGCGCGCGGCTGAGAGTGTTGACCGCCTGCTTGCGGGCGGTGATATCGGTCGCATATTTGACCACCTTGTAGGGCCTGCCACTGGCATCGAAGATGGGATTGTAGGAGGCCTGGATCCAGACCTCCTGGCCCCCCTTGCCGATCCGCAGATATTCCCCGGACCAGAACTCACCATTGCCGAGCTTGCGCCAGAACTCCTGATAGCCCGGGCCTGTGAGATCGTCGGGATGGACGAAGATACGGTGATGCTGCCCCTCGATCTCGTCGAGGCGATAGCCGAGGGCGGTGCAAAAATTCTCGTTCGCCGTGATGATCTGCCCGTCGAGGGTAAATTCGATAACCGCCTGGGACCGCGAAATTGCCGCCAGCTGTCCCTTGGCATCGATGGCCTGGCGGTGGCGTTCGGTGATGTCGCTGGCCACTTTGACAATGGAATGGACCTTCCCGTCGGGCCCGGTCAGCGGATTGTACGAGGCTTCGATCCACGCTTCAGCGCCGCCTTTCTGGATTCGCTTGAAGCTGCCGCTCTGAAATGTCCCGC encodes:
- a CDS encoding manganese/iron ABC transporter ATP-binding protein, with product MSASPGIAVNDITVAYRNGTTALKHASFTSPRGSITALVGVNGAGKSTIFKAIMGFVPVVAGSISILGETGQKAQRNNLVAYVPQAEEVDWNFPVLVEDVVMMGRFGHMNFLRMPRPVDREMVASALARVDMTAYAKRQIGELSGGQKKRVFLARALAQEGEVILLDEPFTGVDVKTEESIIALLRALRDEGKVILVSTHNLGSVPEFCDRTVLVKGTVLAYGPTSEVFTRELLEEAFGGVLRHFVLGGPGLHADDDPRRVSVLSDDERPLVLYGENGKMTHQQSSSEK
- a CDS encoding metal ABC transporter substrate-binding protein, with product MDYLRHLALPLIAALALSLPAGAQDRVKAVTSFTILADMAANVAGDVADVVSITKPGAEIHNYQPTPGDLVGAQDADLILSNGLNLEQWFAQFLDNLPNVPSFVLTEGIEPIGIGEGPYEGKPNPHAWMSPSDALIYVENIRAAFAEVDPANAEIYAANAAAYAERITATVAPIRERLAAIPEEKRWLVTSEGAFSYLTRDFGLKELFLWPINADQQGTPRQVRQVIDAVREHNIPVIFSESTISSRPAEQVARETGIAYGGVLYVDSLSEADGPVPTYLDLLAVTTSTIATGLSQ
- a CDS encoding MmcQ/YjbR family DNA-binding protein, with protein sequence MPPDYPDIMRRAPFEAYVLSLPATTLVRQWRDDSVAKIGGRIFCLLDKDPGEVWLKVSDLAYPLLTELEGIRPAPYFARAGWVAISAESPLTEDEIKAYIARAHRLVAARLTRKIQRSLGLETLFDGAAF
- the msrA gene encoding peptide-methionine (S)-S-oxide reductase MsrA, encoding MFFRTKPTAIPSAAEALPGRPQEMDVASSHYVNGAPLKGPYPEGAETIYFGLGCFWGAERLFWQLPGVIVTAVGYQGGHTPNPSYEEACTGMTGHTESVKVAYDPRIIPLETLLKTFWEEHDPTQGMRQGNDVGTQYRSAIYTTTPEQAEIVAASRQAYQAALRRQGLGDITTEIAPAGPFYYAETYHQQYLAKNPNGYCGLNGTGVSCPIGLGVAAQ
- a CDS encoding sensor domain-containing diguanylate cyclase; translated protein: MRLEPEAFDKVSADEQRLAALHQLDILDTPPELGFDRIADLIRLIFGVEIGIVSMIDGHRQWYKSVFGLGTSEASLNSTFCRYTLTLGHQVIVPDATKDPRFYDNPHVVDGPRIRFYAGAPITTHDGLVIGTVCAIDTTMREFGERETAILMHLAALVMRELELRQEAATDVLTGASSRRAFKEEVKKHLSLANRHALPLSCIAFDIDHFKRVNDTYGHAAGDKVLSGAVNALKTGLRQSDCIGRVGGEEFSILLPQTELATAVNVAEKLRHLVKDLRFPGSNPPIAVTASFGVAALGPSDDIETFLNRADQALYQAKRSGRDRVCSAAAANEPEKKNRRRVLKAGQIIFNGGRSTYDCTVRSLWENGAEIAISLPAILPEQFELLLKGSAEKYACTLTSRTDSSIEAVFS
- a CDS encoding methyl-accepting chemotaxis protein, with amino-acid sequence MGFDFFRWNRESKGAKAIELSAALSRSQAFIEFAPDGTIKDANSNFLSIMGYQLSEIVGRHHSMFLDADYGASADYAAFWSKLAGGTFQSGSFKRIQKGGAEAWIEASYNPLTGPDGKVHSIVKVASDITERHRQAIDAKGQLAAISRSQAVIEFTLDGQIITANENFCTALGYRLDEIEGQHHRIFVHPDDLTGPGYQEFWRKLGNGEFWSGEYLRIGKGGQEVWIQASYNPIFDASGRPYKVVKYATDITARKQAVNTLSRALDLLAKGDLSHTIEQRFPEELDEVRLAFNRTAARFSNIVVQLRETTGALRSATAKILSGASDLAERTSRQAAALEEVGSVVEQLSQTVRANAQRAEMGRINARAVYEGAAETGQEIGNANLAMEQITARSAQIKTVIKLIDDIAFQTNLLALNASVEAARAGDAGKGFAVVALEVRRLAGSAAEASREVKSLIEKSGEAVSLGQGLVSSATAQLDSMVAQIGKNAQLMEDIARANSDQAASIAEVNIAVRQMDEMTQRNAALVDETNAAIARTDEQASRVDGLTEIFIVGGQTAFRHVPNPVRSGRATMQIVRPHR